A section of the Rhodothermus profundi genome encodes:
- a CDS encoding DUF1015 domain-containing protein: MSLLYPFRALRPIPEKAAEVASPPYDVVSTEEARKLAAGKPWSFLHVIRPEIDLPESTDEHDEAVYAKGAENLRRFRSSSVFVQDAAPALYVYRQQMGAHVQTGVFGCVPVAAYEDGRIVRHEKTRPDKEADRTRHILEQRAHAEPVMLTYPDQEAIDRQIEQITKEKPLYDFVADDAVRHTIWKVDEPNALREAFQAVARVYVADGHHRCAAAARAAAVLRQQEPQHEGLAEYEIFPAVLFPMSQLQILPYHRVIRKLPMSPEAFLQALEARMEVTRNVADPAPPARGTITIYLEGSWHRVVLPPSQRNTVADQLDVARLNEHILEPVLGITDPRTDPNLDFVGGIRGLNALKEMVDRGEVALAIAMYPTSIDELVAVSDAGLLMPPKSTWFEPKLRSGLLIHVFD, encoded by the coding sequence ATGTCGCTGTTGTATCCCTTTCGTGCATTGCGACCGATTCCCGAGAAGGCTGCCGAAGTTGCTTCGCCCCCATATGATGTGGTAAGTACGGAAGAAGCGCGAAAGCTGGCGGCCGGCAAGCCCTGGAGTTTTCTGCATGTTATCCGCCCTGAAATTGACCTGCCTGAAAGCACGGATGAACATGATGAGGCGGTCTATGCCAAGGGAGCGGAGAACCTGCGGCGGTTTCGGTCGAGTTCCGTATTTGTCCAGGATGCGGCACCTGCCCTGTACGTTTATCGGCAGCAGATGGGGGCGCATGTGCAAACCGGCGTGTTTGGCTGCGTGCCGGTAGCTGCCTATGAGGACGGGCGCATCGTGCGGCATGAGAAGACGCGACCCGACAAAGAAGCGGATCGCACGCGGCATATCTTGGAGCAGCGCGCGCACGCGGAGCCGGTCATGCTGACCTATCCGGATCAGGAGGCGATTGACCGGCAGATAGAGCAGATTACGAAAGAAAAGCCGCTGTATGATTTTGTGGCCGACGATGCCGTTCGGCATACTATCTGGAAAGTCGACGAGCCGAATGCGTTAAGGGAAGCGTTTCAGGCGGTAGCGCGGGTTTACGTGGCTGATGGGCACCATCGATGCGCAGCGGCTGCTCGGGCGGCTGCAGTGCTGCGCCAGCAGGAACCGCAGCATGAGGGACTGGCCGAGTACGAAATTTTTCCGGCCGTGCTGTTCCCCATGAGCCAGTTGCAAATTCTGCCATACCATCGGGTAATCCGTAAGCTTCCGATGTCGCCGGAAGCGTTTTTGCAGGCGCTGGAAGCGCGTATGGAGGTGACGCGCAACGTAGCGGATCCTGCGCCGCCGGCTCGTGGGACCATTACGATCTATCTGGAGGGGAGCTGGCACCGCGTGGTGCTGCCACCGTCGCAGCGCAATACGGTGGCCGATCAGTTGGACGTGGCCCGTCTGAACGAACATATCCTGGAACCTGTGCTGGGGATAACCGATCCGCGAACGGATCCGAACCTGGATTTTGTGGGAGGGATCCGAGGGTTGAACGCGTTGAAAGAGATGGTGGATCGGGGAGAGGTGGCGCTGGCTATTGCGATGTACCCGACCAGCATTGATGAGTTGGTAGCGGTTTCGGACGCAGGCCTGCTGATGCCGCCCAAATCTACCTGGTTTGAACCGAAGCTGCGCAGCGGCTTGCTCATCCACGTGTTTGACTGA
- a CDS encoding methyl-accepting chemotaxis protein — protein sequence MEDLRTHSLRAWLTRMNLRQRFILFLGGLATLTFIAFFVYAQYATQVTEEEFAQRGHLLAQTLARQNGLALLMQDTNGLQQELEQTLASGYAIAGAFLNQEDSVVAAQNLETLRPEDLAPPSDTTAEARLRWSKTQAGVPVLIAQAPVTLGSDGQQLGRVLVAIPAESVQAQQRTGFWLSMLIAAFITLVVWLILVVVQRTVVRPVDQLRQAARAVEQGDLSVRVAIDQQDEIGQLAASFNAMVEASERNMEALREQQEAAEAARKQAESLRRQAEETSRRLQERFRQISQVIAAVTRGDLTHRLEVPDDDEVGALMRQINQMIEDLTALVREIHATGNALAEVAHNVSTSAEEMSAGASSQAHQTMEVATAIEEMTQTIASSAQNAHEANRMAKRASELAASGEEIFRRTTEGMHRIATIVKDSTQKVMALGESSAQIGEIIQVISSIADQTNLLALNAAIEAARAGEQGRGFAVVADEVRKLAERTTSATKEIEQMITRIQQNTSEVVDSMTKGNAEVEAGLKLADDASHAFGEILQAIDQMVLMINQIASASEQQSATSSQISQSVEEISSVANEVSRATSELAATANVLNQHVLQMRQLIERFRIRQESGASTEVASPIGDGL from the coding sequence ATGGAAGATCTGCGGACCCATTCACTACGGGCGTGGCTGACCCGGATGAACCTGCGTCAGCGCTTCATCCTGTTTCTGGGCGGGCTGGCAACGTTGACGTTTATTGCCTTCTTCGTCTACGCCCAGTATGCCACGCAGGTCACCGAAGAGGAGTTCGCGCAGCGAGGCCACCTGCTGGCGCAAACGCTGGCCCGCCAGAACGGCCTGGCCCTGTTGATGCAGGACACCAACGGCCTGCAGCAGGAGCTTGAACAAACGCTGGCTTCAGGCTACGCCATAGCGGGTGCCTTCCTTAACCAGGAAGATAGCGTTGTAGCAGCCCAGAACCTGGAGACGCTGCGCCCGGAAGACCTGGCCCCACCGTCCGACACCACGGCGGAAGCTCGCTTGCGCTGGAGCAAAACGCAGGCAGGGGTTCCCGTATTGATTGCCCAGGCACCCGTCACACTCGGAAGCGACGGGCAACAGCTAGGACGCGTGCTGGTAGCCATTCCTGCTGAGTCTGTCCAGGCCCAGCAGCGCACGGGCTTCTGGCTGTCGATGCTGATTGCGGCGTTTATCACGCTGGTGGTGTGGCTGATTCTGGTGGTGGTTCAGCGAACCGTCGTGCGGCCGGTTGATCAGTTGCGCCAGGCAGCCCGCGCTGTTGAGCAGGGAGACCTGAGCGTCCGGGTTGCTATTGATCAGCAGGACGAAATCGGCCAACTGGCCGCCTCTTTCAACGCCATGGTTGAGGCCAGCGAGCGCAATATGGAGGCGCTGCGCGAGCAGCAAGAAGCTGCAGAGGCGGCCCGCAAGCAGGCAGAATCCCTGCGCCGACAGGCCGAAGAAACCAGCCGACGCCTGCAGGAACGTTTTCGCCAGATCTCGCAGGTCATTGCAGCCGTAACCCGCGGTGACCTGACCCACCGGCTTGAGGTGCCTGACGATGATGAGGTAGGCGCCCTCATGCGCCAGATCAATCAGATGATCGAAGATCTGACAGCGCTGGTACGGGAAATTCACGCCACGGGCAACGCCCTGGCCGAAGTTGCGCATAACGTGTCGACTTCGGCCGAGGAAATGTCGGCCGGCGCCAGCAGCCAGGCCCATCAGACCATGGAGGTGGCCACAGCTATTGAAGAAATGACGCAGACCATTGCCTCCTCCGCGCAGAACGCGCACGAAGCGAATCGTATGGCCAAACGGGCCTCCGAGCTGGCTGCAAGTGGTGAAGAAATCTTTCGGAGAACCACCGAGGGCATGCATCGCATTGCCACCATCGTTAAGGATTCCACCCAGAAGGTCATGGCCCTCGGTGAATCCAGCGCGCAGATCGGCGAAATCATCCAGGTGATCAGCAGCATTGCCGACCAGACGAACCTGCTGGCGCTTAATGCTGCTATTGAAGCGGCGCGCGCGGGAGAGCAAGGCCGTGGATTTGCCGTGGTGGCCGACGAAGTGCGCAAACTGGCCGAGCGCACGACCAGTGCTACCAAGGAAATTGAGCAAATGATCACCCGCATTCAGCAGAATACCAGCGAGGTGGTCGACTCCATGACTAAAGGCAATGCGGAGGTGGAAGCCGGTCTGAAGCTGGCCGATGATGCCTCGCATGCCTTCGGCGAAATTCTGCAGGCCATTGACCAGATGGTGCTGATGATCAACCAGATTGCCTCGGCCAGCGAACAGCAATCGGCCACCAGCAGCCAGATTTCGCAGAGCGTCGAGGAGATTTCGTCGGTGGCCAACGAGGTCTCGCGCGCCACTTCCGAACTGGCGGCTACGGCCAATGTGCTGAACCAGCACGTGCTGCAAATGCGTCAGCTTATCGAACGCTTCCGCATTCGACAGGAAAGCGGTGCGTCCACGGAAGTGGCGTCGCCTATTGGAGACGGGCTGTAG
- a CDS encoding ABC transporter substrate binding protein, with protein MRNPRLLAVLVVLATTAFALLPERATDVTPIQQLFLIKELKPDIARIGVIWDKNTANRDKILPQLERASAATGIKVIVGEVANLQEVGPQFRTLLREHKIEALWILEEAGLLGQSATRSFLIKSATQAGMPVFAPSETWLKEGACVTWRKDASGIQLVVNKAVAEAMGITIPAKYQDRTAFLAMN; from the coding sequence ATGCGTAACCCTCGACTGCTTGCCGTACTCGTTGTCCTGGCGACTACCGCCTTTGCGCTGCTGCCAGAACGGGCCACCGATGTTACGCCTATCCAGCAGCTCTTTCTGATCAAGGAGCTCAAGCCAGACATCGCGCGCATCGGGGTAATCTGGGATAAGAACACGGCCAATCGCGACAAAATTTTGCCGCAATTAGAACGGGCCTCGGCAGCTACGGGCATTAAGGTCATTGTCGGAGAAGTTGCCAACCTGCAGGAAGTAGGCCCTCAGTTTCGGACGTTGCTGCGCGAGCACAAAATCGAAGCGCTGTGGATTCTGGAAGAGGCTGGCCTGCTCGGGCAATCCGCTACGCGCAGCTTTTTAATTAAGAGTGCTACGCAGGCCGGTATGCCGGTCTTTGCGCCATCCGAAACCTGGCTGAAAGAGGGAGCCTGCGTTACCTGGCGTAAGGATGCCAGTGGCATTCAACTGGTGGTCAACAAGGCCGTGGCCGAGGCCATGGGCATTACGATTCCGGCCAAATATCAGGATCGGACAGCCTTCCTGGCTATGAACTGA
- a CDS encoding 3-phosphoglycerate dehydrogenase family protein, translating to MQVLIADKLEARCLEALRAAGLIVHDRPELKDAALAEALASLNPEILVVRSTRVTADMMSAAPALELIIRAGAGYDTIDVAAASDRGIFVANCPGKNAVAVAELTFGLILALDRFIPENVQDAREGRWNKAAYSKGRGLKGRTLGVIGLGHIGREVVRRAHAFEMTVVAWSRSLTDEMAQALGVIRKDSPREVAASADIVTLHLAATPETRHLANRDFFEAMRPGAYFINTSRSSLVDEEALAWALEHRGIRAALDVMEGEPAAKAGPFAHPLAGHPQVYFTHHIGASTQQAQEAIADEVVRVIKTYLETGHAPNCVNLEVHSPATHLLTVRHLDKVGVLASVLDEVRRANWNVQEMENLIFAGARAACARIRFDGRPDETVVQRIAALPDVLAVSLIPLEPSKPEKQP from the coding sequence ATGCAGGTGCTCATTGCTGACAAGTTAGAAGCGCGTTGTCTGGAAGCGCTTCGAGCTGCAGGGCTGATCGTGCATGACCGCCCTGAGCTGAAAGATGCGGCCCTGGCCGAAGCCCTTGCTTCCCTCAACCCGGAAATCCTTGTGGTGCGTTCCACCCGGGTGACGGCCGACATGATGAGCGCGGCACCGGCGCTAGAACTGATTATCCGCGCTGGCGCCGGCTACGATACCATTGACGTAGCGGCCGCCTCTGATCGAGGAATCTTCGTGGCTAATTGCCCGGGGAAGAATGCAGTCGCTGTGGCCGAACTTACATTCGGGCTGATCCTTGCGCTGGACCGATTCATTCCGGAAAATGTGCAGGATGCCCGGGAAGGTCGGTGGAACAAAGCAGCCTACAGCAAGGGACGCGGGCTCAAAGGACGCACGCTGGGCGTCATCGGTCTGGGCCACATTGGCCGGGAAGTAGTCCGGCGGGCCCATGCCTTTGAGATGACGGTTGTGGCCTGGAGCCGCTCGTTGACCGATGAAATGGCCCAGGCGTTGGGGGTCATTCGTAAAGACAGTCCGCGGGAAGTAGCGGCCAGCGCCGACATTGTGACGCTTCATCTGGCGGCTACGCCAGAGACGCGACACCTGGCCAACCGGGATTTCTTTGAGGCCATGCGGCCCGGAGCCTACTTTATCAATACCAGTCGGAGCTCCCTAGTTGACGAAGAGGCGTTGGCCTGGGCGCTGGAGCACCGCGGCATCCGCGCTGCACTGGACGTCATGGAAGGGGAGCCGGCTGCCAAGGCGGGTCCATTTGCGCATCCATTGGCCGGGCATCCCCAGGTGTACTTTACGCATCACATTGGCGCTTCAACGCAGCAGGCCCAGGAGGCCATTGCTGATGAAGTGGTGCGTGTCATCAAAACCTATCTTGAAACGGGACATGCGCCCAACTGCGTTAACCTGGAAGTCCACTCACCGGCCACGCACCTGCTAACGGTGCGCCACCTCGACAAGGTGGGGGTGCTGGCGTCGGTGCTGGACGAGGTGCGACGCGCAAACTGGAACGTGCAGGAAATGGAGAACCTGATTTTTGCCGGTGCGCGTGCTGCCTGCGCGCGCATCCGCTTTGACGGACGACCTGACGAAACGGTAGTGCAACGCATCGCGGCACTACCCGATGTGCTCGCCGTTTCACTGATTCCGCTGGAACCCTCAAAACCCGAGAAGCAGCCATGA